In Gossypium arboreum isolate Shixiya-1 chromosome 6, ASM2569848v2, whole genome shotgun sequence, the following are encoded in one genomic region:
- the LOC108460343 gene encoding uncharacterized protein LOC108460343, whose product MSDNEDRSVSQKNKTKLPEKHKHVPSRDVLAGTDLWTDGLICAFEFIRGHKKPMNTRYGYRVQVPANKLTEASSRGLDEQKVMESSFGLESRDRVAVSLDEYNNGHSLQPSRFHTTERFDGSYWAPIGWERISDLVKNVQVNGSWDSQQFEWIDNEDDLTVADLAAPYWERPAGPIWWCHLAAGNPTVVSWLNNAQWLHPAVSLALRDESKLISERMKHLLYEVPVRVAGGLLFELLGQSVGDPLVEEDDIPIVLRSWQAQNFLLTVLHVKGTVSGVNVLGITEVQELLAAGGHNVPRTVHEVIAHLACRLTRWDDRLFRKSIFGAADEIELKFMNRRNHEDMNLFAVIMNQEIRRLSTQVIRVKWSLHAREEIVFELLQHLRGNAARMLLEGIRKNTREMIEEQEAVRGRLFTIQDVMQSTVRAWLQDRSLRVTHNLGVFGGCGLVLTIITGLFGINVDGIPGAEGTPYAFGLFTAILIVIGIVLIVIGMLYLGLREPINEELVQVRKLELQELVKMFQHEAEAHAQVRKSTYRNNLTPTSGDGFLDDADYVLIQ is encoded by the exons TTTGGCCGGGACCGATCTTTGGACAGATGGATTGATTTGTGCTTTTGAGTTTATTCGAGGCCATAAGAAACCAATGAACACAAGATATGGTTATAGGGTGCAAGTGCCTGCCAATAAACTAACTGAGGCATCTTCTCGAGGACTTGATGAACAGAAAGTAATGGAATCCTCTTTCGGTTTAGAGTCAAGGGATCGTGTGGCTGTTTCTTTAGATGAATACAATAATGGACATAGCCTTCAACCAAGCCGGTTTCATACTACCGAAAGATTTGATGGAAGTTATTGGGCACCTATCGGGTGGGAAAGAATTTCGGACCTTGTCAAAAATGTGCAAGTCAATGGAAGCTGGGATTCACAACAGTTTGAATGGATAGATAATGAAGATGATTTAACTGTTGCAGATTTAGCAGCTCCGTATTGGGAACGACCGGCAGGGCCCATATGGTGGTGCCATTTAGCTGCAGGTAACCCCACCGTTGTGTCTTGGCTCAACAATGCTCAATGGTTACATCCTGCTGTTAGCTTAGCTTTGAGAGATGAAAGCAAACTGATAAGTGAGCGGATGAAGCACCTTCTATACGAG GTCCCGGTTAGAGTGGCAGGAGGGCTGTTATTTGAGCTATTGGGACAATCAGTTGGAGATCCACTTGTCGAGGAAGATGACATCCCTATCGTGCTCCGTTCTTGGCAGGCGCAAAACTTCCTCTTAACTGTTCTGCACGTAAAAGGGACCGTATCTGGTGTAAATGTTCTTGGAATAACGGAAGTTCAG GAGCTTCTTGCTGCTGGAGGTCACAACGTGCCTAGAACAGTTCATGAAGTCATAGCACATCTAGCTTGCCGCCTTACACGGTGGGATGACAG GTTGTTTCGTAAATCCATTTTCGGGGCAGCAGATGAGATCGAATTGAAGTTTATGAACAG GAGAAACCACGAGGACATGAATCTTTTCGCCGTTATTATGAACCAAGAAATCCGAAGATTGTCAACGCAG GTTATCAGAGTGAAATGGTCACTCCATGCGAGAGAAGAGATTGTTTTCGAGCTTCTGCAACATTTGCGGGGGAATGCGGCTAGAATGTTGCTGGAAGGAATACGAAAGAACACGAGAGAGATGATTGAAGAGCAAGAAGCAGTTCGTGGCCGTTTGTTTACGATTCAAGATGTTATGCAAAGCACCGTTCGTGCATGGTTACAG GACCGAAGCCTTAGGGTAACTCATAATTTAGGTGTTTTTGGTGGTTGTGGCCTTGTTCTTACCATTATTACTGGGCTGTTTGGAATCAATGTTGATGGGATCCCCGGGGCAGAGGGTACACCATATGCGTTTGGTTTGTTTACGGCCATCCTCATTGTCATCGGAATTGTGCTAATCGTTATCGGCATGCTTTATCTCGGGTTAAGAGAGCCTATAAATGAAGAGCTAGTGCAAGTTAGGAAGCTAGAGTTACAAGAGCTGGTTAAAATGTTCCAACACGAAGCGGAAGCTCATGCCCAGGTTCGTAAAAGTACTTATCGGAATAACTTGACCCCAACTAGCGGAGATGGATTCCTTGACGATGCTGATTATGTTCTCATCCAATAA
- the LOC108460345 gene encoding coatomer subunit zeta-1-like: protein MELCPTIKNILLLDSEGKRIAVKYYSDDWPTNAAKEAFEKAVFAKTQKTNARTEAEITMFDNYIVVYKFVQDLHFFVTGGENENEIILATVLQGFFDAVGLLLRGTEDKKEALENLDLILLCLDEIVDGGIILETDANVIAGKVDSHSMDAGAPLSEQTITQALATAREHLTRSLLK, encoded by the exons atg GAGTTATGCCCTACAATTAAGAACATCCTTCTTTTGGATTCCGAAGGGAAACGTATAGCTGTTAAGTATTACTCAGATGACTGGCCAACGAATGCTGCtaaggaagcttttgagaaagcTGTGTTTGCCAAAACCCAGAAGACTAATGCTCGAACTGAAG CTGAGATAACAATGTTTGACAACTATATTGTTGTATACAAGTTCGTTCAAGACCTTCACTTTTTCGTTACTGGAGGTGAAAATGAAAACGAGATCATCTTGGCCACAGTGCTCCAGGGATTTTTTGATGCTGTTGGACTCCTCCTTAG AGGCACTGAGGACAAAAAGGAAGCATTGGAGAACTTGGATCTTATTTTGTTATGCCTCGATGAGATTGTTGATGGCGG TATCATTCTTGAAACTGATGCAAATGTCATTGCCGGAAAAGTTGATAGTCATAGTATGGATGCCGGAGCTCCTTTGTCCGAGCAG ACAATAACTCAAGCATTGGCTACCGCTCGTGAACATCTTACAAGATCTCTCCTCAAGTAA
- the LOC108460344 gene encoding protein TIC 20-II, chloroplastic, giving the protein MAALCYSLPSLTLKPSPLNPKPYPNIPFLSHPKPSLRLPKKPTTTITRMSLNPTPATDRLISVAAYSLPFFNSLQYGRYLFIQYPQLGILFDPILPFLSLYKSVPYASFVAFFALYLGVVRNPSFSHYVRFNSMQAVTLDVLLVVPLLLTRILNPGRVGLGFKVMVWGHTGVFVFSCLCFVYGVVSSILGRTPYLPFVADAAGRQI; this is encoded by the coding sequence ATGGCTGCTCTCTGTTACTCTCTACCCTCTTTAACCCTAAAACCTTCCCCTTTAAACCCCAAACCCTACCCCAATATCCCCTTCCTCAGCCACCCAAAACCCAGTCTCCGCCTTCCAAAGAAACCCACCACCACCATCACCCGCATGTCACTTAACCCTACTCCAGCCACAGATCGGTTAATCTCCGTCGCAGCTTACAGTCTCCCCTTCTTCAACTCCCTTCAATACGGTCGCTACCTATTCATCCAATACCCTCAATTGGGTATCCTATTTGACCCCATTTTACCCTTCTTATCCCTCTATAAATCCGTCCCTTACGCCAGCTTCGTCGCTTTCTTTGCTTTGTACCTTGGTGTGGTTCGTAACCCGAGTTTCAGTCATTACGTTAGGTTCAATTCGATGCAGGCTGTGACATTGGATGTGTTGCTGGTGGTGCCTTTGTTGCTAACGAGGATATTGAATCCGGGTCGGGTCGGGTTGGGGTTTAAGGTCATGGTTTGGGGACATACGGGGGTTTTTGTGTTTAGTTGTTTGTGTTTTGTTTATGGGGTGGTTTCTAGTATTTTGGGTCGGACTCCATATTTACCTTTCGTTGCTGATGCTGCTGGTAGGCAAATTTAA